The following proteins are encoded in a genomic region of Coffea eugenioides isolate CCC68of chromosome 6, Ceug_1.0, whole genome shotgun sequence:
- the LOC113773222 gene encoding disease resistance protein RPS2, which translates to MDVVSPLVNLLTTIVNYIFPRVDNVVNLDQSIHSLEGALVELTEARDDLKKQVDRAELLGLTCTNQVKGWLERVESVETEVRSITQDVENGRSNGCCGKNYCSRYKLSGKVLQILSAINDLKGKAILDVNLADGLLLVPVVEIPTRPAIGIELMLKSVQELLKEVNTGIIGIYGIGGIGKTTLLKSINNGFLTLEHDFDVVIWAVVSKELVVEKIQQAIGVRLGLSWDENQFQELRASRIYSVMRRRKFLLLLDDVWEGLDFEKIGVPLPSRENGCKVIFTTRSMDVCSDMDANCKLKVEFLNERQSWQLFHEKVGRQMMDSTVISAYADTIVRKCGGLPLALVTIGRAMANKQTEEEWKYAIEVLNKSPSELRGMEDVFTLLKFSYDNLENDILRLCFLYCSLFPEDYPIEKEQIIEYWAGEGFLGSAGDDVHTIGHAIIGSLKVACFLENGEEETQVKMHDVVRSFALWVASGGGKNGAKILMQASSGLTEAPGAENWEAAQRISLLDNEITEISGTPVCPHLSTLLLQWNSGLSKISENLFQYMPNLKVLDLSLTSLREIPKNIGKLAELRHLDLSGTKISTLPRELGGLAKLRLLDLQRNRYLKSIPHTAITGLSRLKVLNFYYSFGDWELQDLDDDDDQARLSDLESLQHLTSLGITLANLYALERLSGSRTLRRCVKYLYIRECEGFYNLQLSHSTGDGERLRRLSINNCPDFKYLAIIDGAENNWLPNLEVLAMHGLPSLISVWRNPMSKGCLRNLRSVNIWYCDKLKNVSWILKLPKLEMIYLFYCREMEEIISGDQVEDEDYLNAFPRLRIMSIRKLPKLKSISQENMSFPSLKKIAVIDCPKLNKLPLKAHNVAELPTIYCYKEWWDALEWDDADTKSTFLPHFTSA; encoded by the coding sequence ATGGATGTTGTGAGCCCTCTGGTCAACCTTCTCACCACCATTGTTAATTACATTTTCCCAAGAGTAGATAATGTTGTGAATTTGGATCAAAGCATTCACTCCCTCGAGGGTGCTCTGGTGGAGCTCACAGAAGCCAGGGATGActtgaagaaacaagttgatcgagcaGAGCTTTTGGGATTAACATGCACTAACCAAGTCAAAGGTTGGCTGGAAAGAGTAGAAAGTGTGGAAACAGAAGTAAGATCCATCACACAAGATGTTGAAAATGGAAGGAGTAATGGTTGCTGTGGAAAGAACTACTGTTCAAGATATAAATTGAGCGGGAAGGTTTTGCAGATTCTTTCAGCAATCAATGACTTGAAGGGAAAAGCGATTTTGGATGTCAACCTTGCTGATGGACTGCTTCTTGTTCCTGTGGTGGAAATACCTACTAGGCCAGCTATAGGGATAGAATTGATGCTGAAAAGTGTGCAAGAATTGCTCAAGGAGGTGAATACTGGGATTATTGGAATATATGGAATTGGTGGGATAGGGAAGACTACCCTTCTGAAGAGCATAAATAATGGCTTTTTGACATTAGAGCATGACTTTGATGTGGTAATCTGGGCTGTGGTGTCTAAAGAACTTGTTGTTGAGAAAATTCAGCAAGCCATTGGGGTGAGGTTAGGCTTGTCTTGGGATGAAAACCAGTTCCAGGAATTGCGAGCTTCAAGGATATACAGTGTCATGAGGAGGAGGAAATTTCTACTGCTCTTAGATGATGTTTGGGAAGGGCTTGATTTTGAGAAGATTGGAGTTCCTCTTCCCAGCAGGGAAAACGGATGCAAAGTCATATTCACCACTCGCTCAATGGATGTTTGCAGCGACATGGATGCCAATTGCAAGCTGAAGGTGGAGTTCTTGAATGAGCGGCAATCATGGCAGCTTTTTCATGAAAAGGTTGGGAGACAGATGATGGATTCAACAGTCATTTCAGCTTATGCGGATACCATTGTCAGAAAATGTGGAGGCCTTCCACTAGCTCTAGTCACCATTGGAAGGGCTATGGCAAACAAACAAACAGAAGAGGAGTGGAAGTATGCCATAGAAGTGCTGAACAAGTCTCCTTCAGAACTCCGTGGTATGGAAGATGTTTTTACACTGCTTAAATTCAGCTATGACAATCTAGAGAATGATATACTAAGATTATGCTTCTTGTATTGTTCATTATTTCCTGAAGACTATCCAATAGAGAAAGAACAGATTATAGAATACTGGGCAGGGGAGGGGTTTCTAGGTAGCGCTGGTGATGATGTCCATACAATAGGTCATGCTATCATTGGTTCTCTCAAAGTagcttgtttcttggaaaatggTGAAGAGGAAACCCAAGTAAAGATGCATGATGTTGTCAGAAGTTTTGCTTTATGGGTTGCATCCGGTGGTGGAAAGAATGGTGCTAAAATCTTAATGCAGGCTAGCTCAGGACTGACAGAAGCACCTGGAGCTGAAAACTGGGAAGCAGCACAGAGAATTTCATTACTGGATAATGAAATCACTGAAATATCTGGAACTCCTGTTTGTCCTCATTTGTCTACCTTGCTGCTACAATGGAACAGCGGTCTCAGCAAAATCTCAGAAAATCTTTTTCAATATATGCCCAATCTCAAGGTTTTGGACTTATCACTTACCAGTCTCAGAGAGATACCAAAGAACATTGGTAAACTGGCTGAGTTGCGGCATCTTGATTTGTCAGGAACTAAAATAAGCACGCTGCCTAGAGAATTGGGAGGTCTGGCAAAGCTGAGGCTTTTGGATCTGCAACGCAATCGGTATCTTAAGAGCATTCCACATACAGCGATAACTGGACTCTCTCGATTGAAAGTATTGAACTTCTATTACAGTTTTGGGGATTGGGAGTTGCAAGAtcttgatgatgatgatgatcaaGCTAGGCTCTCCGACTTGGAATCCTTGCAACATCTGACCTCCTTAGGGATCACATTGGCCAATTTATATGCCCTGGAAAGGCTATCTGGTAGCAGAACTTTGCGCAGATGTGTAAAATACTTGTATATAAGGGAGTGCGAAGGCTTTTATAACTTGCAACTATCACACAGTACAGGAGATGGTGAGAGACTACGAAGGCTCAGCATTAACAACTGTCCAGACTTTAAGTATTTGGCAATCATTGATGGGGCTGAGAATAACTGGCTGCCAAACCTTGAGGTTCTTGCCATGCATGGTCTTCCAAGCTTGATATCGGTATGGAGAAATCCAATGAGCAAAGGATGCCTCCGAAATCTTCGTTCTGTCAACATCTGGTACTGTGACAAATTGAAGAACGTTAGCTGGATTTTAAAGCTTCCAAAGCTTGAAATGATTTACTTATTTTACTGTAGGGAGATGGAAGAAATAATAAGTGGAGATCAAGTGGAAGATGAGGATTACCTGAATGCTTTTCCTCGCCTCAGAATCATGTCAATTAGAAAACTGCCTAAATTAAAGAGCATCTCTCAAGAGAATATGTCTTTTCCATCTTTGAAGAAAATTGCTGTGATAGATTGTCCAAAGCTGAATAAGCTACCACTCAAGGCCCATAATGTAGCAGAACTGCCAACTATCTACTGTTACAAGGAGTGGTGGGATGCTCTGGAGTGGGATGATGCAGACACCAAATCCACCTTCCTTCCCCACTTCACATCAGCATGA
- the LOC113775750 gene encoding glycylpeptide N-tetradecanoyltransferase 1, whose product MADKDSASGSNYENPDRNSDENPVSSYKASLENLVQRFQNSNPFDQKHKFWETQPVGQFKDVGNSSLPEGPIELPTPLSEVKQEPYNLPNSYEWSTCDMGSDEVCNEVYVLLTNNYVEDDDNMFRFNYSKEFLRWALRSPGYYSSWHVGVRVKASKKLVAFISGIPVNMRVRDQVVKMAEVNFLCVHKKLRSKRLAPVMIKEVTRRIHLENVWQAAYTAGVLLPTPLTTSQYWHRTLNPKKLIDVGFSRLGERMTMSRAIKLYKLPTSTSTPGLRKMELRDVPSVTQLLRNYLSRFSVAPEFDDNEVEHWLLPQENVVDSYLVESQVTHEITDFFSFYTLPSSILHSQEYSILKAAYTFYYVSTNTPLLQLMNDALIIAKQENFDVFNALDVMENESFLKELKFGQGDGQLYYYLYNYRLNQALRPSGLGLVLL is encoded by the coding sequence ATGGCTGACAAAGATTCTGCATCTGGATCTAATTATGAAAACCCAGATCGAAATTCTGATGAAAACCCTGTTTCTAGCTATAAAGCTTCCCTAGAGAATCTGGTTCAAAGATTCCAAAACTCGAACCCTtttgatcagaaacacaaatTTTGGGAGACACAGCCCGTTGGGCAGTTTAAGGATGTTGGGAATTCTAGTTTACCTGAGGGGCCGATTGAACTGCCTACGCCATTGTCTGAGGTAAAACAAGAGCCTTATAATCTTCCGAACTCGTATGAATGGAGTACATGTGACATGGGGTCTGATGAAGTATGCAATGAGGTTTACGTGTTGTTGACCAATAACTATGTGGAGGATGACGATAACATGTTCAGGTTTAATTACTCGAAGGAGTTTCTTCGTTGGGCTTTGCGTTCTCCTGGGTATTATAGCAGTTGGCATGTTGGAGTTCGTGTTAAGGCTTCGAAGAAGTTGGTTGCTTTCATTAGTGGCATTCCTGTGAACATGAGGGTTCGAGATCAAGTTGTGAAAATGGCTGAGGTTAACTTTTTATGCGTTCATAAGAAACTTAGGTCGAAGAGACTTGCTCCGGTTATGATTAAGGAGGTTACGAGGAGGATTCACTTGGAGAATGTTTGGCAGGCTGCTTACACTGCTGGAGTGCTTCTTCCAACACCATTGACTACTAGCCAATACTGGCATAGGACtttaaacccaaaaaaactGATTGATGTTGGGTTTTCCAGGCTTGGTGAGAGGATGACGATGAGCAGGGCCATTAAACTCTACAAGTTGCCAACTTCAACTTCAACCCCTggtttaagaaaaatggaactcAGAGATGTTCCGTCTGTGACCCAGCTGCTTAGGAACTACTTGAGCCGATTTTCTGTAGCTCCAGAATTTGATGATAATGAGGTGGAGCACTGGCTCCTTCCCCAAGAGAATGTGGTTGATAGTTACTTAGTGGAGAGTCAAGTGACACATGAGATTACTGACTTTTTCAGCTTCTACACTCTTCCTTCTTCCATTCTTCACAGCCAGGAGTACTCAATTTTGAAAGCAGCTTATACATTCTATTATGTCTCAACAAATACTCCATTGCTCCAACTGATGAATGATGCACTTATCATTGCAAAGCAGGAGAATTTTGATGTGTTTAATGCACTAGATGTTATGGAGAATGAGTCTTTCCTAAAGGAACTTAAATTTGGACAGGGTGATGGCCAACTGTACTACTATCTTTACAACTATAGGCTAAATCAGGCGCTTAGGCCATCAGGACTGGGTCTTGTACTTTTGTAG